From Anopheles arabiensis isolate DONGOLA chromosome 3, AaraD3, whole genome shotgun sequence, a single genomic window includes:
- the LOC120901394 gene encoding serine/threonine-protein phosphatase 6 regulatory ankyrin repeat subunit A isoform X2: protein MDKSKKPPATAGGGGTGATGAGAAAPGAPGGAGGGGPGKGPGGTAGGGGGKGPGGKGPPKGKPSDSDAPGASGKAEGEPGSAKDDASANGDKAKPDKADTEQPSQPKPGSAGATVRDGAQKVLNLAMKSEWAPVEAVLKGLEKAVAAGGDDSNQTPLAGVLDPATGMTPLMFAVKDNRTPILDRMIELGSDVGARNNDNYNVIHIASMYSREDVVKLLLQKRGVDPYSTGGSRQQTAVHLVASRQTGTATAILRALLTAAGKDIRTKTDGKGKIPLLLAVEAGNQSMCRELLSSQTADQLKATTTNGDTALHLAARRKDVEMARILIDYGANVDVQNGEGQTALHIAAAEGDEAMVKYFYTVRASAAITDFQDRTPMHLAAENGHASIIEILVDKYRASIYERTKDGSTLMHIASLNGHAECATTLFRKGVYLHMPNKGGARSIHTAAKYGHVGIISTLLNKGEKVDVPTNDHYTALHIAVQSAKPAVVETLLGFGAEVHVRGGRLRETPLHIAARVKDGDRCALMLLKSGAGANKTTDDGQTPVHVAAKNGNVLTLDLLLEDNGDPLIKSNVGETPLHLGARNCHPQIVKHLIDFVLMKHGKEVLRNYLNFTNEDGATALHYACQVVKEEVKKPNGDRDIVRMLLESGADVALSTKSTQETCFHAVAVAGNNDVLTEMISHMSATDIQKAMNRQSSVGWTPLLIACNRGHMDLVNNLLANHARVDVFDNEGRSALHLAAEHGYLQVCDALITNKAFINSKSRVGRTALHLAAMNGYSELVKFLIRDHNAVVDILTLRKQTPLHLAAASGQMNVCKLLLELGANIDATDDVGQKPIHVAAQNNYSEVAKLFLQQHPNLVMATSKDGNTCAHIAAMQGSVKVIEELMKFDRNGVISTRNKLTDSTPLQLAAEGGHADVVKVLVRAGASCTDENKSGFTAVHLAAKNGHGQVLEVMRSTNSLRVSSKKLGLTPLHVAAYYGQADTVRELLINVPATVKSDSPSGTSLVPELGNESGLTPLHLAAYSGNENVVRLLLNSAGVQVDAATTENGYNPLHLACFGGHVPIVGLLLSRSAELLHSVDRHGKTGLHIAAMHGHYQMVEVLLGQGSEINATDKNGWTPLHCTAKAGHLDVVKLLVEAGGSPKSETNYGCAPIWFAASEGHNDVLKYLMHKEHDTYALMEDKRFVYNLMIVSKNHNNKPIEEFVLVSPAPVDTAAKLSNIFMVLSTKEKERAKDLIAAGKQCETMATELLALAAGADSAGRILTATDRRNMEFLDVLIENEQKEVIAHTVVQRYLQELWRGTLNWTAWRIMLLFVGFIVCPPVWIIFTLPLGHNFYKVPIIKFMSYLTSHIYLMIHLMIVGITPIYPVVRPSLLPYWYEWGLLVWLSGLLLFELTNPSDKSGLGSIKVLVLLFGIIGVGVHVSGMLYVNKTYWPTLMYCRNQFFALSFLLACVQILDFLSFHHLFGPWAIIIGDLLKDLARFLAVLAIFVFGFSMHIVALNQSFHNFSVDEIRRLPRTVASAAYFSDVRMNPILSFELLFFAVFGQTTTDQTQIDKMTPNTTRTQPYWTEYLFKIVFGIYMLVSVVVLINLLIAMMSDTYQRIQAQSDIEWKYGLSKLIRNMHRTSTAPSPMNLVTTWFVWIVEKVRARIVKKKRPSLVQMMNLHRGQQSPRTKAGAKWLSKVKKGQVAPKDSTALSVMHLSPLGSQVSFTTVNTTRIENVADWEAISKKYRALVGHDSEDGGSMKDSEGDNHSTNNGPGGGGGGNDQMGNNVNANKV from the exons GCCACCGGCATGACGCCGCTGATGTTCGCCGTCAAGGATAATCGGACGCCCATCCTGGACCGGATGATCGAGCTCGGGTCGGACGTCGGCGCCCGGAACAAT GACAATTACAATGTGATACATATTGCTTCCATGTACTCTAGAGAGGATGTAGTTAAATTACTTTTACAAAAGCGTGGAGTAGACCCATACTCAACTGGTGGG TCGCGGCAGCAAACGGCCGTACATTTGGTAGCTAGCAGACAGACTGGAACGGCGACGGCAATTTTACGCGCGCTGCTAACGGCGGCCGGTAAGGACATACGAACAAAGACTGATGGT AAAGGCAAGATCCCGCTCCTGCTCGCCGTCGAGGCGGGCAACCAGTCGATGTGCCGGGAGTTGCTCTCGTCCCAGACGGCGGACCAGCTGAAG GCCACCACTACCAATGGCGACACGGCACTGCATTTGGCCGCGCGGCGGAAGGACGTCGAGATGGCCCGCATCCTCATCGACTACGGTGCGAATGTGGACGTGCAGAATGGCGAGGGCCAGACGGCGCTCCACATTGCGGCGGCCGAGGGCGATGAGGCGATGGTGAAGTACTTCTACACCGTGCGAGCCTCGGCAGCGATCACTGATTTTCAAG ATCGTACACCGATGCATCTGGCAGCTGAAAATGGACATGCGTCAATCATTGAAATACTGGTCGACAAGTATCGGGCCAGCATCTACGAACGAACCAAGGACGGCAGCACACTGATGCATATCGCCTCACTGAACGGTCATGCCGAGTGTGCGACGACGTTGTTTCGCAAGGGTGTCTATCTTCATATGCCAAACAAGGGAGGTGCACGGAGTATCCACACCGCGGCCAAGTACGGCCACGTGGGTATTATCAGTACGCTGCTGAACAAGGGCGAAAAGGTGGACGTCCCAACGAAT GATCACTACACTGCCTTACACATTGCTGTTCAATCGGCCAAACCGGCCGTGGTGGAGACGCTGCTCGGCTTCGGTGCCGAGGTGCACGTCCGCGGCGGCCGGTTACGGGAGACGCCGCTGCACATAGCGGCCCGGGTGAAGGACGGCGACCGGTGCGCGCTGATGCTGCTAAAGTCTGGCGCAGGTGCCAACAAAACGACCGACGACGGTCAAACGCCTGTCCACGTGGCGGCGAAGAACGGAAACGTGCTAACGCTCGACCTGCTGCTGGAAGACAACGGTGATCCGCTGATCAAATCCAAT GTTGGTGAAACGCCCCTTCATCTCGGTGCACGCAACTGCCACCCGCAGATAGTGAAGCATCTGATCGACTTTGTGCTGATGAAGCACGGGAAGGAGGTGCTGCGGAACTATCTCAACTTCACCAATGAGGACGGTGCGACGGCCCTCCACTACGCCTGCCAGGTCGTGAAGGAGGAGGTGAAGAAGCCCAACGGCGACCGGGACATCGTGCGGATGCTGCTGGAGAGCGGTGCGGACGTGGCGCTCAGCACCAAGTCGACGCAGGAAACGTGCTTCCATGCGGTGGCCGTCGCCGGCAACAACGACGTGCTGACGGAGATGATCAGCCACATGTCGGCGACGGACATCCAGAAGGCGATGAACCGGCAGTCGTCGGTCGGGTGGACCCCGCTGCTGATCGCGTGCAACCGGGGGCACATGGATCTGGTGAACAATCTGCTCGCGAACCACGCACGCGTGGACGTGTTCGATAATGAGGGCCGGTCGGCCCTACATCTAGCCGCCGAGCACGGCTACCTGCAGGTGTGCGATGCGCTCATCACGAACAAAGCGTTCATCAACTCGAAGTCACGAGTCGGGCGAACGGCGCTACATCTCGCAGCAATGAACGGGTACTCGGAGCTGGTGAAGTTCCTGATCCGCGACCACAACGCGGTGGTCGACATCCTGACGCTGCGGAAGCAGACGCCGCTCCATCTCGCGGCGGCCAGTGGACAGATGAACGTAtgcaagctgctgctggaactCGGTGCCAACATCGACGCGACCGACGACGTCGGCCAGAAGCCGATCCACGTGGCGGCCCAGAACAACTACTCCGAAGTGGCCAAGCTgttcctgcagcagcacccgAACCTGGTGATGGCGACGAGCAAGGACGGCAATACCTGCGCGCACATCGCCGCGATGCAGGGCTCCGTCAAGGTGATCGAGGAGCTGATGAAGTTCGACCGGAACGGTGTGATCTCGACGCGCAACAAGCTGACCGACTCGACGCCGCTGCAGCTGGCGGCCGAGGGCGGCCACGCGGACGTGGTGAAGGTGCTGGTACGGGCCGGCGCGTCCTGCACGGACGAGAACAAGTCCGGCTTTACCGCGGTGCACCTGGCGGCGAAGAACGGGCACGGCCAGGTGCTGGAGGTCATGCGCAGCACTAATTCGCTAAGGGTGTCCAGTAAAAAATTGGGTTTAACGCCACTGCATGTGGCCGCGTACTACGGGCAAGCAGACACGGTGCGTGAGCTGCTGATCAATGTACCTGCGACGGTTAAATCCGATTCTCCATCTGGCACATCATTAGTACCTGAATTAGGGAACGAGTCCGGGTTGACGCCGCTCCATCTGGCGGCGTACTCTGGCAACGAGAACGTCGTCCGGCTGCTGCTCAACTCGGCCGGCGTTCAGGTCGATGCTGCAACGACGGAAAAC GGTTACAATCCACTGCATTTAGCGTGTTTCGGCGGGCACGTCCCGATCGTGGGGCTGCTGCTCAGCCGTTCGGCCGAACTTCTGCACAGTGTGGACCGGCACGGCAAGACCGGCCTGCACATCGCAGCTATGCACGGTCACTACCAGATGGTGGAGGTCCTGCTCGGCCAGGGTTCGGAGATTAACGCGACGGACAAGAATGGCTGGACGCCGCTGCACTGCACTGCCAAGGCGGGCCACCTGGATGTCGTGAAGCTGCTGGTGGAGGCCGGCGGATCACCCAAGTCGGAGACGAACTACGGCTGTGCGCCGATCTGGTTCGCCGCCTCCGAAGGTCACAACGATGTGCTGAAGTACCTGATGCACAAGGAGCACGACACGTACGCGCTGATGGAGGACAAGCGCTTCGTGTACAATCTGATGATCGTGTCGAagaaccacaacaacaaaccgatCGAAGAGTTTGTGCTGGTGTCCCCGGCGCCCGTCGACACGGCGGCGAAGCTGTCCAACATCTTTATGGTGCTCTCAACCAAG GAAAAGGAACGTGCGAAGGATCTGATCGCGGCCGGTAAGCAGTGTGAAACGATGGCTACCGAGCTGCTGGCGCTGGCCGCCGGTGCAGACTCGGCAGGTCGTATTCTCACGGCTACCGACCGGCGCAACATGGAGTTCCTGGACGTGCTGATCGAGAACGAGCAGAAGGAGGTGATCGCCCACACGGTGGTGCAGCGCTATCTGCAG GAGCTCTGGCGAGGCACGCTCAACTGGACGGCGTGGCGCATCATGCTGCTGTTCGTAGGCTTCATCGTCTGTCCGCCGGTGTGGATCATCTTTACCCTGCCGCTCGGGCACAACTTCTACAAGGTGCCGATCATCAAGTTCATGTCCTATCTCACCTCCCACATCTACCTGATGATACACCTGATGATCGTCGGCATCACGCCGATCTATCCGGTGGTGCGGCCGAGCCTGCTGCCGTACTGGTACGAGTGGGGCCTGCTGGTGTGGCTGagcgggctgctgctgttcgagcTGACCAACCCGAGCGACAAGTCCGGTCTGGGTAGTATCAAAGTATTAGTGTTACTGTTCGGTATTATAGGTGTGGGCGTGCACGTGTCCGGCATGCTGTACGTGAACAAAACCTACTGGCCAACGCTGATGTACTGCCGGAATCAGTTTTTCGCCCTCTCGTTTCTGCTCGCCTGCGTGCAGATACTGGACTTTCTCTCCTTTCACCATCTGTTCGGCCCGTGGGCCATCATTATCGGCGATCTGCTGAAGGATCTTGCCCGGTTTCTTGCCGTGCTGGCGATCTTCGTGTTCGGCTTTTCGATGCACATCGTCGCGCTGAATCAATCATTTCACAATTTCAGCGTCGACGAAATACGGCGGCTGCCCCGCACGGTCGCGTCGGCTGCGTACTTCAGCGACG TGCGCATGAATCCCATACTGTCATTTGAGCTGCTCTTTTTCGCTGTATTTGGTCAAACTACCACCGATCAAACACAAATTGATAAAATGACACCGAATACGACCCGAACGCAACCCTATTGGACTGAGTACTtgtttaaaattgtatttGGCATTTACATGTTGGTATCAGTTGTTGTACTTATCAATCTGCTCATTGCTATGATGTCTGATACGTATCAGAGAATTCAG GCACAATCGGACATTGAGTGGAAGTACGGTCTGTCCAAACTGATCCGCAACATGCATCGAACGTCGACGGCACCGTCGCCCATGAATCTCGTTACCACCTGGTTCGTGTGGATCGTGGAGAAAGTGCGG GCACGTATAGTGAAGAAGAAACGACCGTCGCTGGTGCAGATGATGAATCTACACCGTGGGCAGCAGAGTCCACGCACCAAAGCCGGCGCCAAATGGTTGTCGAAAGTGAAGAAAGGTCAGGTGGCTCCTAAAG ACTCGACAGCGCTTTCCGTTATGCATCTGTCTCCTCTTGGCTCGCAAGTCAGTTTCACCACTGTCAATACGACCCGAATCGAGAACGTTGCCGACTGGGAAGCGATCTCGAAGAAGTACCGCGCACTGGTCGGCCACGACTCGGAGGACGGCGGCTCGATGAAGGACTCCGAGGGCGATAACCACTCAACCAACAATGGgcccggcggtggcggcggcggcaacgaTCAGATGGGTAACAATGTGAACGCCAACAAGGTGTAA